The following proteins are co-located in the Opitutaceae bacterium genome:
- a CDS encoding response regulator transcription factor produces the protein MPMAAARKKTVWLIEDNTTLSRVIARMVGAISGMACTARYIRCEDALVQLGQPANVPPDVILLDVGLPGMSGLDGIARIRELSPKSQVVILTVFDDDEKIYRAICAGASGYLLKGAGMDELAAALEQAMQGGAPMTPRVARRVLEMFSRLAPKENRGTTLSPRERQVVEGMAAGLTNKEIAAKLGLSAHTTDGYTRQIYEKLHVKSRSGAVAKAMHDRLFDAG, from the coding sequence ATGCCCATGGCCGCCGCCAGGAAGAAGACCGTCTGGCTGATTGAGGACAACACGACGTTGAGCCGGGTGATTGCGCGCATGGTTGGCGCGATCAGCGGCATGGCCTGCACGGCGAGGTACATCCGGTGCGAGGATGCGCTCGTTCAGCTTGGGCAGCCGGCGAATGTCCCGCCCGATGTCATCCTGCTCGATGTCGGATTGCCGGGAATGAGCGGCCTGGATGGGATTGCGCGGATCCGCGAACTGTCGCCGAAGTCCCAGGTGGTGATTCTCACGGTCTTCGACGACGACGAGAAGATCTACCGGGCCATCTGCGCGGGGGCGTCCGGCTATCTTCTGAAGGGTGCGGGGATGGACGAACTGGCCGCTGCGCTGGAGCAGGCGATGCAAGGGGGCGCGCCTATGACGCCGCGGGTGGCGCGGCGGGTGCTTGAGATGTTTTCGCGCCTTGCGCCGAAGGAGAACCGGGGGACGACGCTGTCACCCCGCGAGCGACAGGTTGTCGAAGGCATGGCCGCCGGGCTCACCAACAAGGAGATTGCCGCGAAGCTCGGATTGAGCGCGCACACGACCGACGGGTACACCCGGCAGATCTATGAAAAGCTCCACGTCAAGAGCCGGAGCGGCGCGGTCGCCAAGGCGATGCATGATCGCCTGTTTGACGCAGGATGA
- a CDS encoding molybdopterin-dependent oxidoreductase codes for MIHAVASMDFPLWLRVNHYINFLFITLLIRSGIQILADHPRLYWNKHCTPGSEWLKFSRKVVPKTGLWTSMDEAVDVSPWIALPGGRHSLGIGRHWHFFCVAFWVLNGFAYVFLLFFTGNWNRLIPTSWSIFPAAWHTLLTYASLHFPPADALHPYNPLQQLAYAGVVFVLAPISLLTGPAMSPAFTARFPWYLRIFGNRQKARSLHFLALVGYLVFIPIHVGLVLIENFPQKMNQIVLGMRPRGETLAVVLGLGGIAVVVTIHVALTVWSRRRPRSVQHLSGLVTDWLMRLLLYRLTTREEYAASDISPAFWVNGRPPDNAAWAALASNGFESWRLEVNGLVEHRLLLSLPELRAMPRKRQITQHCCIQGWSAFAEWEGVPLSAILERCRPLPRARYLIFHTHQVDGQAREYYGSLDIREACYPQTILAYAMNGAPLPMSHGAPLRLRVETKLGFKMIKWLKSIELVEDYRGIGEGQGGYREDTQYYGTGAEI; via the coding sequence ATGATTCACGCAGTCGCATCGATGGATTTTCCGCTCTGGTTGCGCGTCAATCACTACATCAACTTCCTGTTCATCACGCTGCTGATCCGGAGCGGGATTCAAATCCTGGCCGACCATCCGCGGCTCTATTGGAACAAGCACTGCACGCCGGGCAGTGAATGGTTGAAGTTTTCGCGGAAGGTTGTGCCGAAGACCGGGCTTTGGACCTCGATGGACGAGGCCGTGGACGTGTCACCGTGGATCGCGCTGCCAGGCGGACGCCACAGCCTGGGCATCGGACGCCACTGGCATTTTTTCTGCGTGGCGTTTTGGGTGCTCAACGGTTTCGCGTATGTCTTTCTGCTTTTTTTCACCGGCAACTGGAACCGGTTGATCCCCACCTCGTGGAGCATCTTTCCGGCGGCCTGGCACACGCTGCTGACCTACGCCTCGCTCCATTTCCCTCCTGCGGACGCGCTGCATCCTTACAATCCGCTCCAGCAGCTCGCGTATGCCGGCGTCGTGTTTGTCCTCGCGCCCATCTCACTGCTCACCGGTCCGGCCATGTCGCCGGCGTTCACCGCGCGGTTTCCGTGGTATCTGCGGATTTTTGGCAACCGCCAGAAGGCACGCAGTCTTCATTTTCTGGCGCTGGTCGGCTACCTGGTTTTCATTCCGATCCACGTCGGGCTCGTCCTCATCGAGAATTTTCCGCAGAAGATGAATCAGATCGTCCTGGGGATGCGGCCCCGAGGCGAAACCCTGGCGGTTGTGCTGGGTCTTGGCGGCATCGCGGTGGTCGTGACGATTCACGTGGCGCTAACCGTATGGTCGCGGCGCCGCCCGCGCTCGGTGCAACACCTGTCCGGCCTGGTCACGGACTGGCTGATGCGCCTCCTGCTCTACCGGCTGACCACCCGGGAGGAGTACGCCGCTTCCGACATTTCCCCGGCGTTCTGGGTCAACGGACGCCCGCCGGACAATGCCGCGTGGGCGGCACTCGCGAGCAACGGCTTCGAAAGCTGGCGGCTGGAGGTGAATGGACTCGTTGAGCACCGGCTGCTGCTCTCGCTGCCCGAGCTGCGTGCCATGCCACGGAAGCGGCAGATCACCCAGCATTGTTGCATCCAGGGCTGGTCGGCCTTTGCCGAATGGGAAGGCGTGCCGCTGTCCGCAATTCTGGAGCGATGCCGGCCGCTCCCCCGGGCGCGCTATCTGATCTTCCACACGCATCAGGTGGACGGCCAGGCCCGCGAATATTACGGCTCGCTGGATATTCGCGAGGCGTGCTATCCCCAGACCATCCTCGCCTACGCGATGAATGGCGCGCCGCTCCCGATGAGTCACGGAGCACCGTTGCGGCTGCGCGTGGAAACCAAGCTCGGCTTCAAGATGATCAAGTGGCTCAAGTCCATCGAACTGGTCGAGGACTACCGCGGCATCGGCGAAGGCCAGGGCGGTTATCGTGAGGACACCCAATACTATGGAACCGGCGCCGAAATCTGA
- the zwf gene encoding glucose-6-phosphate dehydrogenase — translation MEIPPTIIVIFGGAGDLTWRKLIPSLFDLKRDGRMPARHAIVAVDRIPMTNDALRRRLLDGVRKFARRETFRVAEWNRFARGITYQQGDFNAPATYATLAKTCGLLEKTWRSGASRIFHLATPPAMVGVIPDQLARAGLNLERNRARIIVEKPIGHDLESARELNRALTRGFHESQVFRIDHYLGKETVQNILAFRFANPLFEPIWNRRYVDHVTITAAETVGVGHRGGYYEHAGALRDMVQNHLMQLLCLVAMEPIASFEADEIRDKKLDVLRAVRRIAPGEVHRCAVRGQYGRGIVGGKKVRGYREEENVSRRSQTETYAALNLFVDNWRWEGVPFHLRTGKCLAEQRSEIVIQFRDVPHQLFPHEAAVNWHPSQLVMSIQPEEAIVLGFQAKRPGPLMELRPVQMHFNYRESFSIPSPDAYETLLWDVMNNDPTLFMRADQVEAAWRILMPVLDAWAKHTARNFPNYAAGSWGPKNAERLFAGDVRVSAGRKAKARA, via the coding sequence ATGGAGATTCCACCAACCATCATCGTGATCTTTGGAGGCGCGGGCGATTTGACCTGGCGCAAGCTCATCCCGTCGCTGTTCGACTTGAAACGGGACGGACGAATGCCGGCGCGCCATGCGATCGTTGCGGTTGACCGCATACCGATGACGAATGACGCGCTGCGCAGGCGGCTGCTCGACGGCGTCCGAAAGTTCGCCCGCCGGGAGACTTTCAGGGTGGCGGAATGGAATCGATTCGCGCGGGGCATCACCTACCAGCAGGGGGATTTCAACGCCCCGGCCACGTACGCGACGCTCGCGAAAACCTGCGGATTGCTGGAGAAAACCTGGCGGAGCGGTGCCAGCCGCATCTTTCACCTGGCGACGCCGCCCGCCATGGTGGGCGTGATTCCCGACCAGCTCGCCCGAGCCGGTTTGAACCTGGAACGGAACCGCGCGCGCATCATCGTGGAAAAGCCGATCGGACACGATCTGGAGTCCGCGCGGGAGCTGAACCGCGCGCTGACCCGCGGGTTTCACGAATCGCAGGTTTTCCGCATCGACCACTACCTCGGCAAGGAAACGGTGCAGAACATCCTCGCCTTCCGCTTCGCCAATCCGCTCTTCGAGCCGATCTGGAACCGACGGTACGTCGATCACGTGACCATCACCGCGGCGGAAACGGTGGGCGTCGGCCACCGCGGCGGTTATTATGAACATGCCGGCGCGCTCCGCGACATGGTGCAGAACCACCTGATGCAACTGCTCTGTCTCGTCGCGATGGAGCCGATCGCCTCGTTCGAGGCGGACGAGATCCGCGACAAGAAGCTGGATGTGCTCCGTGCGGTGCGCCGGATTGCGCCGGGCGAGGTTCACCGCTGCGCCGTGCGCGGTCAATACGGCCGGGGCATCGTCGGCGGAAAGAAAGTGCGCGGCTATCGCGAGGAGGAGAACGTTTCGCGGCGTTCACAGACGGAGACCTATGCGGCCTTGAACCTGTTCGTTGACAACTGGCGCTGGGAAGGCGTGCCCTTCCATCTCCGCACGGGCAAATGCCTGGCCGAGCAGCGTTCGGAGATCGTCATTCAGTTCCGCGATGTGCCGCATCAGTTGTTTCCACACGAAGCCGCCGTGAACTGGCATCCCTCGCAACTGGTGATGTCCATCCAGCCCGAGGAAGCCATCGTGCTCGGCTTCCAGGCGAAGCGCCCCGGGCCGCTGATGGAGCTGCGGCCGGTGCAGATGCATTTCAACTATCGGGAAAGTTTTTCCATCCCGTCGCCGGACGCCTACGAGACCCTGCTGTGGGACGTGATGAACAACGACCCCACCCTCTTCATGCGTGCCGATCAGGTCGAGGCGGCGTGGCGGATCCTGATGCCCGTGCTCGACGCATGGGCGAAGCACACCGCGCGCAATTTTCCCAACTACGCCGCGGGGAGCTGGGGGCCCAAGAACGCGGAAAGGCTCTTTGCCGGAGACGTCCGTGTGTCCGCCGGACGGAAGGCAAAGGCACGCGCATGA
- the gndA gene encoding NADP-dependent phosphogluconate dehydrogenase, whose amino-acid sequence MKNAHVEIGMVGLGVMGRNLVLNMADHGHSAAGFDKDADKVSALKREAGNRDIQGAASMQEFVGLLRTPRAVMMLVPAGPAVDAVIRDLLPHLERGDLIIDGGNSHFSDLESRAKTLAEHGIQFLGVGISGGEHGARHGPSIMPGGPRDAYERVRPIFEAVAARAGGEPCVAWLGPGAAGHYVKMVHNGIEYALMRLIADTYDLMKRGLGLTDDELHDVYERWNRDELNSYLLEITAAIFQPVDGRTGARLIDVILDEARQKGTGAWTSQDAMALQVPVPTIDMAVAMRNLSVFGSERDAASRILNRPVPLPKGDRPQMIDRLRSALHVGMIIAYAQGMALLTVASAKHGFQLDLERVARIWRGGCIIRAALLEDIRAAFRVRRDLPNLLLDPHLAKKIAENQENLRRVVCTASELGVPAPAMMASLAYLDSYRSAWMPANLIQAQRDYFGAHSYERTDVAGTFHTQWEKE is encoded by the coding sequence ATGAAAAATGCCCATGTTGAAATCGGCATGGTCGGCCTCGGGGTGATGGGCCGCAACCTGGTGTTGAACATGGCCGACCACGGCCATTCCGCCGCGGGCTTCGACAAGGACGCCGACAAGGTGTCGGCGTTGAAAAGGGAGGCGGGGAACCGCGACATACAAGGCGCGGCGTCCATGCAGGAATTCGTCGGTTTGCTCCGAACGCCGCGCGCCGTGATGATGCTCGTGCCCGCCGGGCCGGCGGTCGACGCGGTCATTCGCGACCTGCTCCCGCATCTCGAACGTGGCGACCTGATCATCGACGGCGGCAACTCCCACTTCAGCGACCTCGAATCGCGGGCAAAAACGCTCGCGGAGCACGGGATCCAGTTTCTCGGCGTAGGCATCTCCGGTGGCGAGCACGGCGCACGCCACGGTCCCAGCATCATGCCGGGCGGTCCGCGCGACGCCTATGAACGGGTGCGCCCGATCTTCGAGGCGGTGGCCGCCCGTGCGGGCGGCGAGCCGTGTGTGGCATGGCTCGGTCCGGGAGCGGCGGGCCACTACGTCAAGATGGTTCACAACGGCATCGAGTACGCGTTGATGCGCCTGATCGCCGACACCTATGATCTGATGAAACGCGGGCTCGGATTGACCGACGACGAACTGCACGACGTTTACGAGCGGTGGAATCGCGACGAGCTCAACTCGTACCTCCTCGAGATCACGGCCGCCATTTTCCAGCCGGTCGACGGGAGGACAGGAGCGCGGCTGATAGACGTGATTCTCGACGAGGCCCGGCAAAAGGGCACGGGCGCGTGGACCTCGCAGGACGCAATGGCGCTGCAGGTTCCGGTGCCCACGATAGACATGGCTGTGGCGATGCGAAACCTCTCCGTCTTCGGGAGCGAACGCGACGCGGCGAGCCGGATTCTCAACCGTCCCGTTCCCCTCCCAAAGGGAGACCGCCCGCAGATGATCGACCGACTGCGAAGCGCGCTTCATGTCGGCATGATCATCGCCTACGCGCAGGGCATGGCTTTGCTGACGGTGGCGTCGGCAAAGCACGGATTTCAACTCGACCTCGAGAGGGTCGCGCGGATCTGGCGGGGCGGATGCATCATCCGGGCCGCGCTGCTGGAGGACATCCGCGCGGCATTTCGCGTGCGACGCGATCTGCCGAACCTGCTCCTCGATCCGCATCTCGCGAAAAAAATCGCGGAGAATCAGGAGAATCTACGCCGCGTTGTCTGCACCGCGAGCGAGCTCGGCGTGCCGGCGCCGGCCATGATGGCGTCGCTCGCCTATCTCGACAGCTATCGCAGCGCGTGGATGCCGGCCAACCTGATCCAGGCGCAGCGCGATTACTTCGGCGCTCACAGCTACGAGCGCACGGATGTCGCAGGCACGTTCCACACGCAGTGGGAGAAGGAGTAG
- a CDS encoding GTP cyclohydrolase I, protein MTPPDLTKIAEHYSGILRELGADLNSEGMGETPLRAAKALVEMTEGSRLDTADLTKMFKAECRTAICHDMVVVDGIREVGLCEHHLLPILMSITIAYIPDKQILGLSKLARIAGYFARRLQNQERTAHLIAVFVEQIVEPLGVAVLIDGKHMCAMARGVHDTHSAMKMSEMHGAFQKDPNLRNELLARLRLNAGTGA, encoded by the coding sequence ATGACACCACCTGATCTCACCAAAATCGCGGAACACTATTCGGGCATCCTGCGGGAACTCGGTGCCGACCTCAACTCCGAGGGCATGGGGGAGACGCCGCTGCGAGCCGCCAAGGCCCTCGTGGAGATGACGGAAGGCTCGCGGTTGGATACCGCCGACCTCACAAAGATGTTCAAGGCGGAGTGTCGGACGGCCATCTGCCACGACATGGTGGTCGTGGACGGCATCAGGGAGGTCGGATTGTGCGAGCACCACTTGCTGCCGATTCTCATGAGCATCACCATCGCCTATATCCCGGACAAACAGATCCTGGGGCTTTCCAAGCTAGCCCGCATCGCCGGCTATTTCGCCCGAAGGCTGCAGAACCAGGAGCGGACCGCCCATCTGATCGCCGTGTTTGTCGAACAGATTGTCGAGCCACTGGGGGTCGCTGTGCTGATCGACGGCAAACACATGTGCGCCATGGCGCGCGGCGTCCACGACACGCATTCCGCCATGAAGATGAGCGAGATGCACGGAGCATTCCAGAAGGATCCAAATTTGCGCAACGAGCTCCTGGCGAGGCTGCGCTTGAACGCCGGCACCGGCGCGTGA
- a CDS encoding response regulator transcription factor translates to MPKPSQAAERKKVRILLVEDHPTMREGLIRVIEREADLTVCGEAETFQQALEQIAASSPDVVVVDISLGDRSGIDLIKDIKVRSPRLPVLVHSMHDESVYAERSLRAGAQGYISKKEPPQKLLQAIRDVRRGEISLSDAMTRQILQSFGAKRTDEESLSFRDLSDREFEVFELTGRGLGTKEIAGALHLSEKTVQAHRDNIRRKLDLPDGRGLTRLATRWVESQG, encoded by the coding sequence ATGCCGAAACCCTCGCAGGCGGCGGAGCGAAAGAAAGTCAGGATTCTGCTGGTGGAGGATCATCCGACCATGAGGGAAGGGCTCATCCGGGTGATCGAACGCGAGGCAGACCTGACCGTGTGCGGTGAGGCGGAGACTTTTCAACAGGCACTGGAGCAGATCGCGGCCTCCAGTCCGGACGTTGTCGTCGTTGACATTTCACTGGGCGACAGGAGCGGCATCGATCTCATCAAGGACATCAAGGTCCGGTCTCCGCGGCTGCCGGTCCTGGTGCATTCCATGCACGACGAGTCCGTGTATGCTGAACGCTCGCTCCGTGCCGGAGCCCAAGGCTACATCAGCAAGAAGGAACCGCCGCAGAAACTGCTCCAGGCCATTCGCGACGTCAGGCGGGGGGAAATCTCGCTGAGCGATGCGATGACCCGGCAGATCCTCCAATCGTTCGGGGCGAAACGGACGGACGAGGAGTCCCTTTCGTTCCGGGATTTGAGCGACCGCGAATTCGAGGTGTTCGAGCTGACCGGCCGGGGGCTGGGCACCAAGGAAATCGCGGGCGCGCTCCATTTGAGCGAAAAAACCGTGCAGGCGCATCGCGACAACATCCGGCGAAAGCTGGATTTGCCGGATGGACGCGGCCTGACGCGGCTGGCCACCCGCTGGGTGGAATCCCAGGGCTGA
- a CDS encoding PAS domain S-box protein produces the protein MPEFTKSPDLVLIGRSAASVDFEAVLRRHDPKLTIRLYQTTEDLLRESWRERGLLAAIVEASDDAIIGRKLDGAIMSWNSGAERIFGYRAEEAIGRHYSFLVPPDLRDELEEIRRKIEQGERIEHYESVRLAKNGSLVDLSLTVSPIKDARDVLVGMSVVGRDITARKKNDAERSRLVLLLGERVKELTVMYRMAHVLQLEGKPAIAMLEEIAALLPPAWRHHEVAAARIKLGCMEYKTSNFRPSRWSQRAEFTTADGRGGMVEVVYLAECPPNAEGPFSADERRLIDAVAVNLKAYSDRKDLESEILEISERVQRRIGQDLHDGLSQRLRGIAYLSHVLAEDLAQKSLPGAVDAHRITQLLDEAIKEAHSLAQGLSPISLEAEGLMFALKELASSIKGIYGISCSFACPNSVLVHDKSTAMNLFRIAQEGVQNAIKHGRAKRIAIRLTEKDGTVKLAVADNGCGLPGDLSRQRGMGLKIMEHRSSMIGAELTLQRAPGGGTLLTCLLRGVGVKPEKSRP, from the coding sequence GTGCCTGAGTTCACCAAATCTCCCGATCTTGTCCTCATCGGCCGCAGCGCGGCTTCGGTTGATTTCGAGGCCGTGCTCAGGCGGCACGACCCGAAGCTTACAATCCGACTCTATCAGACCACCGAGGACCTGCTCCGCGAAAGCTGGCGCGAGCGGGGGTTGCTCGCCGCCATCGTCGAAGCTTCGGATGACGCGATCATCGGAAGAAAGCTGGATGGCGCCATCATGAGCTGGAACTCAGGAGCGGAGCGGATTTTCGGCTACAGGGCCGAAGAGGCCATCGGACGCCACTATTCATTCCTCGTGCCGCCGGATCTGCGGGACGAACTGGAGGAAATTCGCAGGAAGATCGAGCAGGGAGAGCGGATTGAGCATTATGAATCGGTGCGCCTCGCCAAGAACGGCAGCCTCGTTGACCTGTCGCTCACGGTTTCGCCCATCAAGGATGCGCGCGACGTCCTCGTTGGAATGTCGGTGGTCGGGCGGGACATCACGGCCCGGAAAAAAAATGACGCCGAACGGAGCCGCCTGGTGCTTCTGCTGGGTGAACGGGTCAAGGAACTCACGGTCATGTATCGGATGGCCCACGTGCTCCAGTTGGAAGGAAAGCCGGCCATCGCGATGCTTGAGGAAATCGCCGCTCTGCTGCCGCCGGCCTGGAGGCATCACGAGGTCGCCGCCGCACGAATCAAACTGGGATGCATGGAGTACAAGACCTCGAACTTCCGCCCATCGCGATGGAGCCAGCGGGCGGAGTTCACAACGGCCGACGGACGCGGCGGCATGGTCGAGGTGGTCTACTTGGCGGAATGTCCGCCGAACGCGGAGGGTCCCTTCTCGGCGGACGAGCGACGGCTGATCGATGCCGTTGCCGTCAATCTAAAGGCGTATTCGGACCGCAAAGACCTGGAATCGGAAATCCTGGAAATCAGCGAGCGCGTCCAGCGCCGCATCGGGCAGGATCTGCACGACGGTTTGAGCCAGCGCCTGCGGGGCATCGCCTATCTCAGCCACGTGCTCGCGGAGGATCTGGCGCAGAAATCCCTGCCGGGCGCCGTGGACGCGCATCGAATCACCCAGCTCCTCGATGAGGCGATCAAGGAGGCCCACTCGCTGGCGCAGGGGCTTTCTCCAATAAGTCTGGAAGCCGAGGGCCTGATGTTCGCCCTGAAGGAACTGGCCTCCTCAATCAAGGGCATCTACGGGATCTCGTGCAGTTTCGCTTGTCCAAATTCCGTGCTGGTGCACGACAAATCCACCGCGATGAACCTGTTTCGCATCGCGCAGGAGGGCGTCCAGAACGCCATCAAGCACGGCCGGGCGAAACGCATTGCCATCCGGCTGACCGAGAAGGACGGCACCGTGAAACTCGCGGTCGCCGACAACGGCTGCGGACTTCCCGGGGATCTTTCTCGGCAGCGGGGAATGGGGCTGAAAATCATGGAGCACCGGTCGAGCATGATCGGGGCCGAGCTCACCTTGCAACGGGCGCCGGGTGGCGGCACGCTGCTGACCTGTCTGCTGCGGGGTGTCGGCGTCAAACCCGAAAAATCGAGGCCATGA
- a CDS encoding arabinose isomerase: MKSTPLRVGLFGIGLDEYWPQFAGLRDRLEHYVGKVAGRLSRPGVEVVNLGLIDTLDRAVAAGRTFRQREVDLIFLHVTTYALSATVLPVVQRAKVPVIILGLQPSAAIDYASFNALRDRTKMTGEWLAHCAICSVPELANVFKRAGIRFHQITGCLENDSACWNEVDAWIEAAGVASAMADNRLGVMGHYYGGMLDIYSDMTLQSATFGTQIVMLEVDELSAIRREISGDAVARRTAEFHDVFDVQPDCAESDLADAARTSLALDQMVAQHRLGSLAYYYKGTGVAENEATLASIILGTSMLTSRGIPVAGEYEIKNVQAMKIMDLFGAGGSFTEYYAMDFNDDVVLMGHDGPGHIAIAQGRTKVRPLDVFHGKVGRGVSVEMAVRHGPVTLLSVIESANGRLELLCAEAESVPGPILEIGNTNSRYRFACGAREFVNRWNAHGPAHHCAVGVGALADRISKLGALLGLEVHRVC; encoded by the coding sequence ATGAAGTCCACTCCCCTCCGCGTCGGATTGTTCGGCATCGGCCTTGATGAATACTGGCCCCAGTTTGCAGGACTTCGCGATCGGCTTGAGCATTACGTCGGCAAGGTGGCGGGCAGACTCTCGCGCCCGGGTGTTGAAGTCGTGAATCTTGGGCTCATCGACACGCTTGATCGCGCAGTTGCGGCCGGCCGCACCTTTCGTCAGCGCGAGGTCGACCTCATTTTCCTGCATGTGACAACCTACGCATTGTCCGCCACCGTGCTGCCGGTCGTGCAGCGCGCGAAGGTTCCCGTCATCATTCTCGGACTTCAGCCGTCAGCGGCGATCGACTACGCATCCTTCAACGCGCTGCGCGACCGGACAAAAATGACGGGGGAGTGGCTCGCCCATTGCGCCATCTGTTCGGTGCCGGAGCTGGCGAATGTCTTCAAGCGCGCCGGCATTCGTTTTCACCAGATCACCGGATGCCTTGAAAATGACTCCGCCTGCTGGAACGAAGTCGATGCCTGGATCGAGGCCGCGGGTGTTGCCTCGGCCATGGCCGATAACCGCCTCGGCGTCATGGGCCACTACTATGGAGGCATGCTCGACATCTACAGCGACATGACCCTGCAGTCCGCGACGTTTGGAACCCAGATCGTGATGCTCGAGGTTGACGAGCTTTCCGCCATTCGCCGGGAAATCTCCGGCGACGCGGTCGCCCGGCGCACCGCTGAATTCCACGATGTGTTTGACGTCCAGCCGGACTGCGCCGAGTCGGATCTCGCCGACGCGGCACGGACCTCCCTCGCACTGGACCAGATGGTCGCCCAGCACCGTCTCGGATCCCTGGCCTACTATTACAAGGGCACCGGAGTCGCTGAAAACGAGGCGACACTGGCCTCGATCATCCTGGGCACGTCAATGCTGACGAGCCGCGGCATCCCCGTGGCCGGCGAGTACGAGATCAAGAATGTCCAGGCGATGAAGATCATGGATCTTTTCGGCGCGGGCGGATCCTTCACCGAGTACTACGCCATGGATTTCAACGACGATGTCGTGCTGATGGGACACGACGGCCCGGGACACATCGCGATTGCACAGGGCAGAACAAAGGTCCGCCCACTGGATGTCTTTCATGGCAAGGTTGGTCGCGGCGTGTCGGTGGAGATGGCTGTCCGGCATGGGCCCGTGACGCTGTTGTCCGTGATCGAATCGGCCAACGGCAGGCTCGAGCTGCTCTGCGCCGAGGCGGAGTCCGTGCCCGGACCGATCCTCGAGATCGGCAACACCAACAGCCGGTATCGTTTCGCCTGCGGTGCTCGCGAATTTGTCAATCGCTGGAACGCCCACGGCCCGGCGCACCACTGCGCGGTCGGTGTCGGCGCCCTCGCCGACCGCATCTCCAAACTCGGCGCGCTGCTCGGCCTGGAGGTGCATCGCGTCTGCTGA